A genome region from Deinococcus sp. KNUC1210 includes the following:
- a CDS encoding A24 family peptidase has product MIPDALITVFAALLGLLIGSFSNVLIWRLPRHESINFPPSHCPHCNHQLAPLDLVPVLSWVALRGKCRYCGAPISPRYPVVELITGLGYALLSLAFPASVIGWSLLGLCLLFTFLLVSSVIDTETYTIPDELTLPGAVIGLIFGVVNARSSGAAAAGLPVFEGALRGMLLGAGLLIVIDLFGSWVLRRLRERSYPEFPLGFQQIGVSLLAGAWLGVWWGVAAGVLSAVLNMTLRRVLRVPEWLTLGGTLLSLAVAGSGTGIGPGLILMVQGSVAAAGGMALLCGLYWWLRPGAEDEDEPYDPSAMGFGDVKLAALIGAFLGWEKLLVAVVVAVFAGAVLGVLQLVVWKENRLKFGPYLAIGAVVALLFGPRLIEVYRSTFGL; this is encoded by the coding sequence GTGATTCCAGACGCCCTTATCACGGTGTTCGCCGCCCTGCTGGGTCTGCTGATCGGCTCGTTCTCCAACGTGCTGATCTGGCGGCTGCCCCGGCACGAAAGCATCAATTTCCCACCGTCGCACTGTCCGCACTGCAACCATCAGCTCGCCCCGCTCGATCTGGTGCCGGTGCTGTCGTGGGTGGCCCTGCGCGGCAAATGCCGGTACTGCGGCGCACCCATCAGCCCCCGCTATCCGGTGGTCGAACTCATCACCGGCCTCGGCTACGCGCTGCTCAGTCTGGCGTTTCCAGCATCCGTCATCGGCTGGAGCCTGCTGGGCCTGTGTCTGCTGTTCACCTTCCTGCTGGTCAGCTCGGTCATCGACACCGAGACGTATACCATTCCCGACGAACTGACGCTGCCGGGCGCGGTCATCGGTCTGATCTTCGGCGTGGTGAACGCCCGCAGCAGCGGCGCGGCGGCGGCGGGTCTGCCGGTATTCGAGGGAGCACTGCGCGGCATGCTGCTGGGCGCTGGCCTGCTGATCGTGATCGACCTGTTCGGGTCGTGGGTGCTGCGCCGCCTGCGCGAACGTTCGTACCCCGAGTTTCCGCTGGGCTTTCAACAGATCGGCGTTTCGCTGCTGGCGGGTGCGTGGCTGGGCGTGTGGTGGGGTGTCGCGGCGGGCGTGCTGAGCGCCGTCCTGAATATGACGCTGCGCCGCGTGCTGCGCGTGCCCGAATGGCTGACGCTGGGCGGCACGCTGCTGAGTCTGGCAGTGGCGGGCAGTGGCACCGGCATCGGGCCGGGCCTGATTCTGATGGTGCAGGGCAGCGTGGCAGCGGCGGGCGGCATGGCGCTGCTGTGCGGCCTGTACTGGTGGCTGCGCCCCGGAGCAGAAGACGAGGACGAACCGTATGACCCCAGCGCGATGGGCTTCGGTGATGTCAAACTGGCTGCCCTGATCGGCGCGTTTCTGGGCTGGGAAAAGTTGCTGGTGGCGGTGGTCGTCGCGGTGTTCGCGGGTGCCGTGCTGGGCGTGTTGCAACTGGTCGTCTGGAAGGAAAACCGCCTGAAATTCGGCCCCTATCTGGCCATCGGCGCAGTGGTGGCGCTGCTGTTCGGGCCGCGTCTGATCGAGGTCTACCGCAGCACGTTCGGCCTATGA
- a CDS encoding GNAT family N-acetyltransferase: protein MPEPAIRPATPADFPAIAEVMNAVWPDQPLTVQGLEEEEKSSAAATLPLRRGRLLAELGTQVVGVAEYTQYAGMYHPQKFNVGVSVHPAFTGQGVGRALSAALHHALAPFNPLSFTAGTQENHPRGLDFLARQGYAEVLRFFDMRLHVPSFDASAWEGAGAMPPGYTLKSLAELGTDDPEVQRRIYELWREVRRDVPRSDPATDMPLPDFARRFADNPYLWPSGYLIAVHDASGEYVATSELWTSDGAHLDTGLTGTRQAHRRHGLGLALKLAAIRVAAAHGYTELRTGNATNNRPMIALNERLGFRPELAWLLMRREFGVADGLQP from the coding sequence ATGCCTGAGCCTGCGATTCGCCCCGCGACTCCTGCCGATTTTCCCGCCATCGCCGAGGTGATGAACGCCGTCTGGCCCGATCAGCCGCTGACGGTGCAGGGGCTAGAGGAGGAAGAAAAGAGCAGTGCCGCTGCCACCCTGCCGCTCAGACGGGGCCGCCTGCTGGCCGAACTGGGCACGCAGGTCGTCGGCGTGGCCGAGTACACCCAGTACGCGGGCATGTACCATCCGCAGAAGTTCAATGTGGGCGTCAGCGTCCATCCGGCCTTCACTGGGCAGGGCGTGGGGCGGGCACTGTCGGCAGCGCTGCACCACGCGCTCGCGCCCTTCAATCCTCTCAGTTTCACGGCGGGCACCCAGGAAAACCATCCACGCGGCCTGGATTTTCTGGCGCGGCAGGGCTACGCGGAAGTGCTGCGCTTTTTCGATATGCGGCTGCATGTTCCGTCCTTCGATGCGTCGGCGTGGGAAGGGGCCGGGGCCATGCCGCCCGGCTACACGCTGAAGAGTCTGGCCGAGCTGGGCACAGACGACCCGGAGGTGCAGCGCCGCATCTATGAACTGTGGCGGGAAGTCCGGCGAGACGTGCCGCGCAGCGACCCCGCCACCGACATGCCGCTGCCCGACTTCGCCCGGCGCTTCGCAGACAATCCGTACCTGTGGCCCAGCGGCTACCTGATCGCAGTACACGACGCGAGCGGCGAGTATGTCGCCACCTCCGAACTGTGGACCTCGGACGGCGCGCACCTCGACACCGGCCTGACCGGCACGCGCCAAGCCCACAGACGGCACGGGCTGGGGCTGGCGCTCAAACTGGCGGCCATTCGCGTGGCCGCCGCGCACGGCTACACCGAACTTCGCACCGGCAACGCCACCAACAACCGCCCGATGATCGCCCTGAACGAGCGGCTGGGCTTTCGCCCCGAACTGGCGTGGCTGTTGATGCGGCGCGAGTTCGGCGTGGCAGACGGGTTGCAGCCCTGA
- a CDS encoding GNAT family N-acetyltransferase, protein MTVPFHSRHFADADAPAVAALVSRLYPDRAVSATELLNFDRDQQNAGSRHARFLALTPGEELAGFAAYSQSLGQFHPRRFRLELIVAPEWRQQGIGAALYAWAETQLLALDVLVLRSDVSEADEAAQRFARQRGFAEERRTWVSSLDVTHFDDAPYAGLEARLLAGGLQLLSAADLARQHPDDWHARMHTLFSEVRLDVPRTDPATPISLEQYREWILDDPGFLPQAFVLAQTLGGELVGQSDLYRSQNSRDLFIGLTGVKRAWRGLGLATALKLRGVQYAQAQGVTRIWTDNESSNAPMLRVNERLGFVREPARLSMVRHWPDL, encoded by the coding sequence ATGACCGTTCCCTTTCATTCCCGGCACTTTGCCGACGCCGACGCCCCAGCGGTGGCAGCCCTGGTGTCCAGACTGTATCCAGACCGCGCCGTGAGCGCCACCGAACTGCTGAACTTCGACCGCGACCAGCAGAACGCGGGCAGCCGGCACGCCCGATTTCTGGCACTCACACCGGGTGAAGAGCTGGCGGGCTTCGCGGCCTACAGCCAGTCGCTCGGCCAGTTTCATCCGCGCCGCTTTCGGCTCGAACTGATCGTCGCTCCCGAATGGCGGCAACAGGGCATCGGGGCCGCGCTGTACGCCTGGGCCGAGACGCAGCTGCTGGCCCTGGACGTGCTGGTGCTGCGCTCGGACGTCAGCGAGGCCGACGAGGCGGCGCAGCGCTTTGCCCGGCAGCGGGGCTTTGCCGAGGAGCGGCGAACCTGGGTCAGCTCACTTGACGTGACACACTTCGACGACGCGCCGTATGCGGGCCTGGAAGCCCGGCTGCTGGCAGGCGGCCTGCAACTGCTCAGCGCCGCCGATCTCGCCCGGCAGCACCCGGACGACTGGCACGCCCGGATGCACACGCTCTTCAGCGAGGTGCGGCTGGATGTGCCGCGCACCGACCCCGCCACGCCGATCTCGCTGGAGCAGTACCGCGAATGGATTCTGGACGACCCCGGCTTTCTGCCGCAGGCGTTCGTCCTCGCCCAGACGCTGGGCGGGGAACTGGTGGGTCAGTCCGATCTGTACCGCAGTCAGAACAGCCGGGACCTGTTCATCGGCCTGACCGGAGTGAAGCGGGCTTGGCGCGGTCTGGGGCTGGCGACGGCGCTGAAGCTGCGCGGCGTGCAGTACGCGCAGGCGCAGGGCGTGACCCGCATCTGGACAGACAACGAGAGCAGCAATGCCCCGATGCTGCGCGTCAACGAGCGTCTGGGCTTCGTGCGCGAACCTGCCCGCCTGAGCATGGTGCGCCACTGGCCGGACCTCTGA
- a CDS encoding GNAT family N-acetyltransferase, translating into MSGPTMPLHVRPATPADLEAAARVYTLARPGNPATAQRLHHEDAAQQAAGAYHRRWLALAGDDVVGAAELLEPLGSRHSADAGGVFWMELAVLEDWRGRGLATRLFRTLLQDLQTQRPRTLKAILSEANPIAMRFAQTRGFHEAERFWDRTLDLSTFEASRHAAVIPAGISFLNLHEFRAQHPAPLSALHTLYEEARLDLPRAPGETFQPLPESATDAWLSALQPELVTLAVSADSPPRPLALAALEPSGGPGELVVSMTGVARAERGRGMARAVKVASMLAARAAGWHTIRTTNHSTNLPMLRVNDALGFGREPARLGMIREWPA; encoded by the coding sequence GTGAGCGGCCCGACCATGCCGCTGCACGTGCGGCCTGCCACACCCGCCGATCTGGAGGCTGCCGCCCGCGTCTATACCCTGGCCCGGCCCGGAAACCCAGCCACCGCACAGCGCCTGCACCACGAGGATGCCGCGCAGCAGGCCGCCGGAGCGTATCACCGGCGCTGGCTGGCACTGGCGGGCGACGACGTGGTGGGAGCTGCCGAACTGCTGGAGCCGCTGGGATCGCGCCACAGCGCAGACGCGGGCGGCGTCTTCTGGATGGAACTGGCGGTGCTGGAAGACTGGCGGGGCCGGGGGCTGGCAACACGGCTGTTCCGCACCCTGCTGCAAGACCTCCAGACGCAGCGCCCCCGCACGCTCAAGGCGATTCTCAGCGAGGCCAATCCCATCGCCATGCGCTTTGCCCAGACGCGGGGATTTCATGAGGCCGAGCGCTTCTGGGACCGCACCCTGGACCTCTCCACCTTCGAGGCGTCGCGCCACGCGGCGGTGATTCCGGCGGGCATCAGCTTCTTGAATCTCCATGAATTCAGGGCGCAGCATCCGGCTCCGCTGTCGGCGCTGCACACCCTGTACGAGGAAGCCCGACTGGATCTGCCACGCGCCCCCGGCGAAACGTTTCAGCCGCTGCCCGAAAGCGCCACCGACGCCTGGCTGAGCGCCCTGCAACCGGAGCTGGTCACGCTGGCCGTGAGCGCCGACAGCCCGCCGCGCCCGCTGGCACTGGCCGCTCTGGAGCCGTCGGGGGGACCGGGTGAACTGGTGGTCTCGATGACGGGTGTGGCGCGGGCCGAGCGCGGCAGGGGCATGGCGCGGGCGGTCAAGGTGGCCTCGATGCTGGCGGCGCGGGCAGCGGGCTGGCATACCATCCGTACCACCAACCACAGCACCAACCTGCCGATGCTGCGGGTCAACGACGCCCTGGGCTTCGGGCGCGAACCGGCGCGGCTGGGAATGATCCGGGAGTGGCCCGCATGA
- a CDS encoding GNAT family N-acetyltransferase: protein MLKARGARELQTMLKETDAPGLRFLEKRGWKQVWRRHEFRVDTTHFEMAAPMPDLGGLRLESLEALASDPQRDERLHELDWTLFQDVPMDQNFTKRPLEAWVKQELQDPTMRLDLSFALLDDTQQDPLHGPYVGYTTLMQNPSGFYIIGMTGVKREYRGRGLAKVLKLASMRALKQQGGGEIRTFNDPPNVAMIGMNRALGFVQGPDHLRLELQLEPETA, encoded by the coding sequence GTGCTGAAGGCGCGGGGAGCCAGAGAACTCCAGACCATGCTCAAGGAAACCGACGCGCCGGGCCTGAGATTTCTGGAGAAGCGCGGCTGGAAGCAGGTGTGGCGGCGGCACGAATTCCGCGTCGATACCACTCACTTCGAGATGGCTGCGCCGATGCCCGACCTGGGCGGCCTGCGGCTGGAAAGTCTGGAGGCACTCGCCAGCGATCCGCAGCGCGACGAGCGGCTGCACGAACTCGACTGGACGCTGTTTCAGGACGTACCGATGGACCAGAACTTTACCAAACGCCCGCTCGAAGCGTGGGTCAAGCAGGAACTTCAGGACCCGACCATGCGCCTGGACCTGTCGTTCGCGCTGCTGGACGACACCCAGCAGGACCCGCTCCACGGCCCCTACGTGGGCTATACCACGCTGATGCAGAACCCCAGCGGCTTTTACATCATCGGCATGACCGGAGTGAAGCGCGAGTACCGGGGGCGAGGTCTGGCAAAAGTGCTGAAGCTGGCCTCGATGCGGGCGCTGAAACAGCAGGGCGGCGGCGAGATCCGCACCTTCAACGATCCGCCCAACGTCGCCATGATCGGGATGAACCGCGCCCTGGGCTTCGTGCAGGGGCCCGACCACCTGCGCCTGGAGTTGCAGCTGGAACCGGAAACGGCGTGA
- a CDS encoding ABC transporter ATP-binding protein — protein MTKTAAPAPSAIEVRGLYKSYRDQAVLEDVNLSVRPGEVYALTGPNGAGKTTLIRTLTGLAFPTRGQVFLMGRNVHDDGPRARANLGAVVEAPARFYPQFTGTQNLTMHARLAAMAPTKGRQIGRDRIREVLALLELTRMADRKVGEFSLGQRQRLGVAAAILADPKVLILDEPTSGLDPLGINLIHRIVTSLATSGCAVILSTHHLREIATYAHTVGILTAGRMVDHVDLRSRKAAYRFRVDDPVGAAEVLEALPFVRRATARPPFAVAHLGGEARVPEALSALISGGVRVYEAAPDHFDLYEYYRERVEQA, from the coding sequence GTGACCAAGACCGCTGCTCCTGCGCCCAGTGCTATCGAGGTGCGCGGACTCTATAAAAGTTACCGAGACCAGGCGGTGCTCGAAGATGTGAACCTGTCGGTGCGGCCCGGCGAGGTCTACGCGCTGACCGGCCCCAACGGTGCAGGCAAGACCACCCTGATCCGCACCCTGACCGGCCTGGCTTTTCCGACCCGGGGACAGGTCTTCCTGATGGGCCGGAACGTCCACGACGACGGCCCGCGTGCCCGTGCCAACCTGGGCGCGGTGGTCGAGGCTCCGGCCCGCTTCTATCCGCAGTTCACCGGCACCCAGAACCTGACGATGCACGCCCGCCTCGCGGCGATGGCCCCCACCAAAGGCCGCCAGATCGGGCGCGACCGCATCCGGGAAGTGCTGGCGCTGCTGGAGCTGACCCGGATGGCCGACCGCAAGGTGGGAGAGTTCTCGCTGGGTCAGCGGCAACGGCTGGGGGTGGCGGCGGCTATTCTGGCCGATCCGAAGGTGCTGATTCTCGACGAGCCGACCAGCGGCCTCGATCCGCTGGGTATCAACCTGATTCACCGCATCGTGACCAGTCTGGCTACCAGTGGCTGCGCCGTGATCCTCAGCACCCACCACCTGCGCGAAATCGCGACCTACGCGCACACGGTGGGCATCCTGACGGCGGGGCGCATGGTCGATCACGTCGATCTTCGCAGCCGCAAGGCCGCCTACCGCTTCCGCGTCGATGACCCGGTGGGGGCAGCGGAGGTGCTGGAGGCGCTGCCCTTCGTGCGCCGCGCCACGGCCCGCCCGCCCTTTGCGGTGGCGCACCTGGGCGGCGAGGCGCGGGTGCCCGAAGCGCTGTCCGCGCTGATCAGTGGGGGTGTGCGCGTCTACGAGGCCGCTCCCGATCATTTCGACCTCTACGAGTACTACCGCGAACGGGTGGAGCAGGC